A single genomic interval of Anopheles marshallii chromosome 2, idAnoMarsDA_429_01, whole genome shotgun sequence harbors:
- the LOC128709122 gene encoding uncharacterized protein LOC128709122 has protein sequence MTDFCELTLERKGFYGVDFSKQLDQIKCLVFDMECLWLEVVPIAALIERQKEQNPNLDCTEALIDQTLLAGGSANYSANIVEGCVHFAAKYYLENYPIRFQFHLNRATAQEVSRHYIKPLWRTLLRQETEIRALVEELKRKDVEIAQYQAEGARLNRTTVQTDTFDEQKFRQAFPVQLPVQSVYVQTLLNSDVHRSNLMKMLELEHNIGDSARGRNKLPVPVTQQFNSPSRRRKKRARPMMVPDVTKTSIEYEHEEDD, from the coding sequence ATGACTGACTTTTGTGAACTTACACTAGAAAGAAAAGGATTCTACGGTGTGGACTTTTCCAAGCAGTTGGATCAAATCAAGTGCCTCGTGTTCGACATGGAGTGCCTTTGGCTGGAAGTGGTACCAATTGCGGCACTTATCGAGCgccaaaaagaacaaaacccaAATCTGGACTGCACCGAGGCCCTGATCGACCAAACGCTGCTGGCCGGTGGCAGTGCAAACTATAGTGCGAACATCGTCGAAGGATGTGTACACTTTGCTGCCAAATACTATCTGGAAAACTATCCAATCCGGTTTCAGTTCCACCTAAACCGGGCCACGGCACAAGAAGTTTCCCGCCATTACATCAAGCCGCTGTGGCGCACCTTGCTACGACAGGAAACGGAAATTCGTGCGCTTGTGGAAGAATTGAAACGAAAAGACGTAGAAATAGCACAGTACCAAGCGGAAGGGGCCCGGCTAAATAGAACCACCGTGCAGACAGACACGTTCGATGAGCAGAAGTTCCGGCAAGCATTCCCCGTTCAGCTGCCGGTGCAAAGTGTGTATGTACAAACGCTTTTAAACAGTGACGTGCACCGTAGTAATCTAATGAAAATGTTGGAGCTTGAGCATAACATAGGCGATTCAGCAAGAGGCAGAAACAAGCTGCCAGTTCCTGTCACCCAACAGTTTAACTCACCTTCAAGACGAAGGAAAAAACGTGCAAGACCAAtgatggtgccagatgttaCCAAAACTTCCATCGAGTATGAACATGAAGAGGACGATTGA